The Streptomyces sp. CC0208 genome window below encodes:
- a CDS encoding discoidin domain-containing protein, translating to MSAAVTVALTSGLLAATAPAAHGAAGATLPFTSVEAESAATTGTRVGPDYTQGTLASESSGRQAVRIGSGQRVEFTVPRAANAVNVAYSVPDGQSGTLNVYVNGTRLARTLPVTSKYSYIDTSWIPGARTHHFFDNARLLLGQNVQAGDKVAFESTGTQVTVDVADFEQVAAAAGQPAGSVSVTSKGADPTGNGDSTQAFRDAIAAAQGGVVWIPPGDYRLTSSLSGVQNVTLQGAGSWHSIVHTSRFIDQSSSAGGVRIKDFAVLGEVTERVDSNPDNFVNGSLGPGSSVSGMWLQHLKVGLWLTGNNDNLVVENNRFLDMTADGLNLNGNARGVRVRNNFLRNQGDDALAMWSLYAPDTNSSFENNTITQPNLANGIAIYGGTDLAVRNNLVSDTNALGSGIAISNQKFLDPFSPLAGTITVDGNTLVRTGAMNPNWNHPMGALRVDSYDSAVNATVNITNTTLTDSPYSAFEFVSGGGQGYPVRNVTVDGATVRNTGTVVVQAEAQGAATFRNVTATSVGAAGVYNCPYPASSGTFAVTDGGGNSGWSSTWSDCSTWPQPGQGNPDPDPNRNLAKGRPATATGSQDVYTPGKAVDGDANSYWESANNAFPQSWTVDLGSAEPVRRLVLKLPPQSAWQARTQTVTVLGSTDGSTYTTVVGAQGYRFDPATGNTATVSLPDTSLRYLRLSVSANTGWPAGQFSEVEAYRTS from the coding sequence ATGTCAGCTGCTGTCACCGTGGCCCTCACGAGCGGCCTCCTCGCCGCGACGGCGCCCGCGGCCCACGGGGCCGCGGGCGCCACCCTCCCCTTCACCTCGGTCGAGGCCGAGTCCGCCGCCACGACCGGCACGAGGGTCGGCCCCGACTACACGCAGGGCACGCTCGCCTCGGAGTCCTCCGGGCGGCAGGCGGTACGGATCGGTTCGGGCCAGCGTGTGGAGTTCACCGTGCCGCGCGCGGCCAACGCCGTGAACGTCGCCTACAGCGTCCCGGACGGCCAGTCGGGCACGCTGAACGTCTACGTCAACGGCACCAGGCTCGCGAGGACGCTCCCGGTGACCTCCAAGTACTCCTACATCGACACCAGTTGGATCCCGGGAGCGCGGACCCACCACTTCTTCGACAACGCCCGCCTCCTGCTGGGCCAGAACGTCCAGGCGGGCGACAAGGTCGCCTTCGAGTCGACCGGGACCCAGGTCACCGTCGACGTGGCCGACTTCGAGCAGGTCGCGGCGGCCGCCGGTCAGCCGGCCGGGTCCGTGTCCGTGACCTCCAAGGGCGCCGACCCCACCGGGAACGGCGACTCCACCCAGGCCTTCCGGGACGCCATCGCCGCGGCGCAAGGGGGAGTGGTCTGGATCCCGCCGGGCGACTACCGGCTGACCTCCTCGCTGAGCGGGGTCCAGAACGTCACCCTCCAGGGCGCCGGAAGCTGGCACTCGATCGTGCACACCTCCCGCTTCATCGACCAGTCCAGCTCCGCGGGGGGCGTCCGAATCAAGGACTTCGCGGTCCTCGGCGAGGTCACCGAACGCGTCGACTCCAACCCGGACAACTTCGTCAACGGCTCACTGGGGCCCGGGAGTTCGGTGTCCGGGATGTGGCTCCAGCACCTCAAGGTCGGGCTCTGGCTGACGGGCAACAACGACAACCTGGTCGTGGAGAACAACCGCTTCCTCGACATGACGGCCGACGGCCTCAACCTCAACGGCAACGCCCGCGGCGTGCGCGTGCGCAACAACTTCCTGCGCAACCAGGGCGACGACGCGCTCGCCATGTGGTCGCTGTACGCGCCCGACACCAACAGCAGCTTCGAGAACAACACCATCACCCAGCCGAACCTCGCCAACGGCATCGCGATCTACGGCGGAACCGACCTCGCGGTGCGGAACAACCTGGTCTCCGACACCAACGCCCTCGGCAGCGGCATCGCGATCTCCAACCAGAAGTTCCTCGACCCGTTCTCCCCGCTGGCCGGCACCATCACGGTCGACGGCAACACCCTGGTCCGCACCGGCGCGATGAACCCCAACTGGAACCATCCGATGGGGGCGTTGCGGGTCGACTCGTACGACAGCGCGGTCAACGCCACGGTGAACATCACCAACACGACCCTCACCGACAGCCCGTACAGCGCCTTCGAGTTCGTGTCCGGCGGGGGACAGGGCTACCCGGTCCGGAACGTCACCGTGGACGGCGCGACCGTCCGCAACACCGGCACGGTCGTCGTGCAGGCGGAGGCCCAGGGCGCGGCCACCTTCCGCAATGTCACGGCCACGTCGGTGGGGGCGGCCGGCGTCTACAACTGCCCCTACCCGGCGAGCTCCGGCACCTTCGCCGTCACCGACGGCGGCGGCAACTCCGGCTGGAGCAGCACTTGGTCGGACTGCTCGACCTGGCCGCAGCCGGGGCAGGGCAACCCGGACCCGGACCCGAACCGCAACCTGGCCAAGGGCCGCCCGGCCACCGCGACCGGCTCCCAGGACGTCTACACACCCGGCAAGGCGGTCGACGGGGACGCGAACAGCTACTGGGAGTCCGCCAACAACGCGTTCCCGCAGTCCTGGACGGTCGACCTGGGCTCGGCCGAGCCGGTGCGCAGGCTGGTCCTGAAGCTGCCTCCGCAGAGCGCCTGGCAGGCCCGCACGCAGACCGTCACCGTGCTCGGCAGCACCGACGGCAGTACCTACACCACCGTCGTCGGCGCACAGGGCTACCGCTTCGACCCGGCGACCGGCAACACGGCCACCGTCAGCCTGCCCGACACCAGCCTGCGGTATCTGCGCCTGTCGGTGAGCGCCAACACCGGCTGGCCGGCCGGGCAGTTCAGTGAAGTGGAGGCGTATCGGACTTCGTGA
- a CDS encoding alpha-amylase family glycosyl hydrolase has protein sequence MGQPTEWWRSAVIYQVYVRSFADGDGDGTGDLAGVRARLPYLAELGVDALWFNPWYLSPMKDGGYDVADYRAIDPAFGTLAEAEKLIAEARELGIRTIVDIVPNHVSDQHPWFRAALRAGPGSAERELFHFRPGRGEHGELPPNDWPSQFVGSAELVWTRLPDGDWYLHLFTPQQPDLNWAHPVVRQEHEDILRFWFERGVAGVRIDSAALLAKDPELPDLADRPGPPHPFVDRDELHDVYRSWRAVADEYDAVFVGEVWLPDTERFARYLRPDELHTAFNFSFLSCPWDAERLRTSIDTTLAEHAPVGAPATWVLCNHDVTRTVTRYGRADTGFDFAAKAFGTPTDLALGTRRARAAALLTLALPGAVYVYQGEELGLPEADIPRDRIEDPMHFRSGGTDPGRDGCRVPLPWAAGAPYAGFGSHQEPWLPQPADWASYAVDRQAGDPGSMLSLYREAIRIRPVFGDGPLMWLPAPEGVLAFARAGGSLCVVNLADAPADLPEHTRLLLASGPLDPEGRLPKDTAVWLLG, from the coding sequence GTGGGACAGCCCACCGAGTGGTGGCGCTCCGCCGTCATCTACCAGGTCTACGTCCGCAGCTTCGCCGACGGCGACGGGGACGGCACCGGCGACCTCGCCGGAGTCCGTGCCCGGCTGCCGTACCTCGCCGAACTCGGCGTGGACGCACTGTGGTTCAACCCCTGGTACCTCTCCCCGATGAAGGACGGCGGCTACGACGTCGCCGACTACCGCGCGATCGACCCGGCCTTCGGCACCCTCGCCGAGGCGGAGAAGCTCATCGCGGAGGCACGGGAGCTGGGCATCCGCACGATCGTCGACATCGTGCCCAACCATGTCTCCGACCAGCACCCCTGGTTCCGGGCCGCGCTGCGGGCAGGGCCCGGCAGCGCCGAACGCGAGCTGTTCCACTTCCGGCCCGGACGCGGTGAGCACGGTGAACTCCCGCCCAACGACTGGCCTTCGCAGTTCGTCGGCTCGGCCGAGCTCGTGTGGACGCGGCTGCCCGACGGCGACTGGTACCTGCACCTGTTCACCCCGCAGCAGCCCGACCTCAACTGGGCCCACCCGGTCGTCCGCCAGGAGCACGAGGACATCCTGCGCTTCTGGTTCGAACGGGGAGTGGCGGGCGTCCGCATCGACTCGGCCGCCCTGCTCGCCAAGGACCCCGAGCTGCCCGACCTCGCCGACCGACCCGGCCCGCCGCACCCCTTCGTCGACCGCGACGAACTCCACGACGTCTACCGCTCCTGGCGGGCCGTCGCCGACGAGTACGACGCGGTCTTCGTCGGCGAGGTCTGGCTCCCGGACACCGAACGCTTCGCCCGCTACCTGCGCCCTGACGAACTGCACACCGCCTTCAACTTCTCCTTCCTGTCGTGTCCCTGGGACGCGGAACGCCTGCGCACCTCGATCGACACGACCCTCGCCGAGCACGCCCCGGTCGGCGCCCCGGCCACCTGGGTGCTGTGCAACCACGACGTCACCCGCACGGTCACCCGATACGGCCGTGCGGACACCGGATTCGACTTCGCGGCCAAGGCCTTCGGTACCCCGACCGACCTGGCCCTCGGCACCCGGCGCGCCCGGGCGGCGGCCCTGCTCACCCTCGCCCTGCCCGGAGCCGTCTACGTCTATCAGGGCGAGGAACTCGGCCTGCCCGAGGCGGACATTCCCCGAGACCGCATCGAGGACCCGATGCACTTCCGCTCCGGCGGCACGGACCCGGGGCGGGACGGCTGCCGGGTGCCGCTGCCGTGGGCGGCCGGGGCGCCGTACGCCGGCTTCGGATCCCACCAGGAACCGTGGCTGCCCCAGCCCGCCGACTGGGCGTCGTACGCGGTCGACCGGCAGGCCGGGGACCCCGGGTCGATGCTCAGCCTCTACCGCGAGGCGATCAGAATCCGGCCGGTCTTCGGGGACGGCCCGCTCATGTGGCTGCCCGCACCCGAGGGCGTCCTCGCGTTCGCACGTGCGGGGGGCTCCCTGTGCGTGGTGAATCTCGCCGACGCCCCGGCAGACCTCCCTGAGCACACCCGACTGCTGCTCGCCAGCGGCCCTTTGGACCCGGAGGGCCGACTGCCGAAGGACACGGCGGTCTGGCTGCTCGGCTGA
- a CDS encoding carbohydrate ABC transporter permease has product MSTRTLISPATLARPRGRAAYWTVFTTVVALFALAFLFPVYWMVTGAAKSPDEVTRTPPTLVPEHWHLDGYTDAWDLMQLPRHLWNTVVQAAGAWAFQLVLCTAAAYALSRLKPVFGKVILGGILATLMVPAQALVVPKYLTVADLGLLNDPLAIWLPAVANAFNLYLLKRFFDQIPRDVLEAAEIDGAGKLRTLWSIVLPMSRPVLGVVSIFALVAVWQDFLWPLMVFSDTDKQPISVALVQLSQNIQLTVLIAAMVIASIPMVALFLVFQRHIVAGISAGSTKG; this is encoded by the coding sequence ATGAGCACCCGCACCCTCATCTCACCGGCGACGCTCGCCCGCCCGCGCGGCAGGGCCGCCTACTGGACCGTCTTCACCACGGTCGTCGCTCTCTTCGCGCTCGCGTTCCTCTTCCCGGTCTACTGGATGGTCACCGGAGCGGCGAAGTCGCCGGACGAGGTGACGCGGACCCCGCCCACCCTCGTGCCCGAGCACTGGCACCTCGACGGCTACACCGACGCCTGGGACCTCATGCAGCTCCCGCGGCACCTGTGGAACACGGTGGTCCAGGCCGCCGGCGCCTGGGCGTTCCAGCTGGTCCTGTGCACGGCCGCCGCCTACGCCCTGTCCCGGCTGAAGCCCGTCTTCGGCAAGGTGATTCTCGGCGGCATCCTCGCCACGCTGATGGTCCCGGCCCAGGCCCTGGTCGTCCCCAAGTACCTGACCGTGGCGGACCTGGGGCTGCTGAACGACCCCCTGGCCATCTGGCTGCCGGCCGTCGCCAACGCCTTCAACCTGTACCTGCTCAAGCGGTTCTTCGACCAGATCCCGCGCGATGTGCTGGAGGCCGCCGAGATCGACGGCGCCGGAAAGCTGCGCACCCTGTGGTCGATCGTGCTGCCCATGTCGCGGCCGGTCCTCGGAGTGGTCTCGATCTTCGCCCTGGTCGCCGTCTGGCAGGACTTCCTCTGGCCGCTGATGGTCTTCTCCGACACCGACAAGCAGCCCATCAGCGTGGCACTCGTCCAGCTGTCGCAGAACATCCAACTGACCGTGCTCATCGCCGCGATGGTGATCGCCAGCATCCCGATGGTCGCCCTGTTCCTCGTCTTCCAGCGGCACATCGTCGCCGGGATCAGCGCGGGCAGCACGAAGGGCTGA
- a CDS encoding sugar ABC transporter permease — protein MKTVESPPREAIATPPVQAPPPAGDRRRRRLADQVRAYGFLLGGLVCFALFSWYPAIRAVVIAFQKYTPGSEPEWVGTANFTRVWHDPEFSAAWRNTLTFTLLALLIGFAIPFVMALVLNELRHARAFFRVVVYLPVMIPPVVSALLWKWFYDPGAGLANEVLRFVHLPTSNWSNGADTALVSLVIVATWANLGGTVLIYLAALQSIPGELYEAAELDGANLLQRVRHVTVPQTRFVILMLMLLQIIATMQVFTEPFVITGGGPENATVTVLYLIYKYAFLYNDFGGACALSVMLLVLLGAFSAVYLRLTRSGEGDPG, from the coding sequence GTGAAGACGGTGGAAAGCCCGCCCCGCGAGGCCATCGCCACACCCCCCGTTCAGGCGCCGCCCCCGGCAGGGGACCGGAGGCGGCGCCGCCTCGCCGACCAGGTGCGCGCCTACGGCTTCCTCCTCGGCGGGCTCGTCTGCTTCGCGCTGTTCTCCTGGTACCCGGCGATCCGCGCCGTCGTGATCGCCTTCCAGAAGTACACGCCGGGCTCCGAGCCCGAATGGGTCGGCACCGCCAACTTCACCCGCGTCTGGCACGACCCGGAGTTCTCCGCCGCCTGGCGCAACACCCTCACCTTCACCCTGCTGGCCCTGCTCATCGGCTTCGCGATCCCCTTCGTGATGGCTCTGGTGCTCAACGAGCTGAGGCACGCGAGGGCGTTCTTCCGGGTGGTGGTCTACCTGCCCGTCATGATCCCGCCGGTGGTCAGCGCCCTGCTCTGGAAGTGGTTCTACGATCCGGGCGCCGGCCTCGCCAACGAGGTGCTGCGTTTTGTGCACCTGCCCACCTCGAACTGGTCCAACGGCGCCGACACCGCGCTCGTCTCCCTGGTGATCGTGGCGACCTGGGCCAACCTGGGCGGCACGGTCCTGATCTACCTGGCCGCCCTGCAGTCCATCCCCGGCGAGCTGTACGAGGCCGCGGAACTGGACGGCGCGAACCTCCTCCAGCGCGTTCGCCATGTGACAGTCCCGCAGACCAGGTTCGTGATCCTGATGCTGATGCTCCTTCAGATCATCGCGACCATGCAGGTGTTCACCGAGCCGTTCGTGATCACCGGCGGCGGTCCGGAGAACGCCACGGTGACCGTCCTCTACCTGATCTACAAGTACGCCTTCCTCTACAACGACTTCGGCGGCGCGTGCGCGCTCAGCGTCATGCTCCTGGTGCTGCTGGGCGCCTTCTCCGCCGTATATCTGCGGCTGACCCGGTCCGGAGAGGGGGATCCCGGATGA
- a CDS encoding sugar ABC transporter substrate-binding protein encodes MRSTGYRRTFAALSVCSLALAVSACGSGDDTASGKTRITVNCMPPKSAKVDRKFFEQDIASFEKQHPDIDVVAHDAFPCQDPKTFDAKLAGGQMEDVFYTYFTDAKHVVDINQAADLTPYVKELKSYGTLQQQLRDIYTVDGKIYGIPRTGYSMGLIYNKKLFAKAGLDPEQPPATWEEVRADARKIAALGEGTVGYADYSAQNQGGWHFTAELYSQGGDVVSADGKKATVDTPEGHAVLQNLHDMRWTDDSMGSKQLLVINDVQQMMGSGKLGMYLSAPDNIPILVKEKGGNYKDLALAPMPGGRGTLIGGDGYMVNKKASPDQVRAALKWLDHMFLTPGAGFLGDYARAKKADAPVGLPEPRLFTGAADAKDQQVKKANANVPVENYQAFLDGNQSLKMKIEPPNAQQIYSVLDSVVSAVLTKKDADIDQLLKDASGKIDGILARG; translated from the coding sequence ATGAGAAGCACCGGGTACCGCCGTACCTTCGCCGCGCTCAGTGTCTGTTCCCTTGCCCTCGCCGTCTCCGCCTGCGGATCGGGCGACGACACGGCGAGCGGCAAGACCCGCATCACGGTCAACTGCATGCCGCCCAAGAGCGCCAAGGTCGACCGGAAGTTCTTCGAGCAGGACATCGCGTCCTTCGAGAAGCAGCACCCGGACATCGACGTCGTCGCGCACGACGCCTTCCCCTGCCAGGACCCCAAGACCTTCGACGCCAAGCTCGCCGGCGGGCAGATGGAGGACGTCTTCTACACGTACTTCACCGACGCCAAGCATGTCGTGGACATCAACCAGGCGGCCGATCTCACCCCCTACGTCAAGGAGTTGAAGAGCTACGGCACCCTCCAGCAGCAGCTGCGCGACATCTACACCGTCGACGGGAAGATCTACGGCATCCCGCGCACCGGCTACTCGATGGGCCTGATCTACAACAAGAAGCTCTTCGCGAAGGCCGGCCTCGACCCCGAGCAACCCCCGGCCACCTGGGAGGAGGTGCGCGCCGACGCCAGGAAGATCGCCGCGCTGGGCGAGGGCACCGTCGGATACGCCGACTACAGCGCCCAGAACCAAGGCGGTTGGCACTTCACCGCCGAGCTGTACTCCCAGGGCGGCGACGTGGTGAGCGCGGACGGCAAGAAGGCCACCGTCGACACCCCCGAGGGCCACGCCGTCCTCCAGAACCTGCACGACATGCGCTGGACCGACGACTCCATGGGCAGCAAGCAGCTTCTCGTCATCAACGACGTCCAGCAGATGATGGGTTCGGGCAAGCTCGGCATGTACCTCTCCGCCCCGGACAACATCCCGATCCTGGTCAAGGAGAAGGGCGGCAACTACAAGGACCTCGCCCTCGCCCCCATGCCCGGCGGCAGGGGCACGCTCATCGGCGGCGACGGCTACATGGTCAACAAGAAGGCGAGCCCCGACCAGGTCAGAGCCGCCCTCAAGTGGCTCGACCACATGTTCCTCACCCCCGGCGCCGGCTTCCTCGGCGACTACGCCCGCGCCAAGAAGGCCGACGCCCCGGTCGGGCTGCCCGAACCGCGCCTGTTCACCGGCGCCGCCGACGCCAAGGACCAGCAGGTCAAGAAGGCCAACGCCAATGTGCCCGTGGAGAACTACCAGGCCTTCCTCGACGGCAACCAGAGCCTGAAGATGAAGATCGAGCCGCCGAACGCCCAGCAGATCTACTCCGTCCTCGACAGTGTCGTCTCCGCCGTCCTCACCAAGAAGGACGCCGACATCGACCAGCTCCTGAAGGACGCCTCCGGCAAGATCGACGGCATCCTGGCCCGGGGCTGA